The Canis aureus isolate CA01 chromosome 15, VMU_Caureus_v.1.0, whole genome shotgun sequence genome includes the window TAAGAACTACCTGGGAGGAGGAACCAAAAAGTGTGTTTGGGTGTGGGGGGAGCCAGGGAGAGAGAGTCAGGCAAGTATTATCCCAGGTGGACGGGGCTGCCATTTGAGAGGAAAAGATGCAGATGGAGAGTTGAGGTTTAGATATGTGGGGTCTGGGAAGCATGGGGCCCTCCAAGCAGAGATTTCTCAGTCTGGAGCTCAGGGGAAAGCTGGCGGCTCAGATGGGACAGTCACCGGCCCTGAAGTGATCATCGAGGCCAAATGGATACATGTAACGGCCCCCGAGCGAGAGTGCAGAGAGGGCGGGGAGGTCCAGGAAAGGATCCATGAGCAACTTCCATGTTTATGGTCTAGTAGAGTTGGATCAGCCGACCCAAAGCAACGAGAGAGAACATTCAGAGGGGACAAAACCAGAGGAGTGTGGCGTCAGAAAACCCCAGGGAAGAAGAAGGGCTTTCAGGAAGAAGGTGTTGAGTGAGGCGAAGACTGAAGAGTGCCCATCGATTCCAGCCCGTCCTTCCAGGAGAGGCAATGATAGGAAGGCGGTGGATATGGAGTGTGGGACGCCCGCCGGGCAAGGGTTGATGGAGAACTGGAGGTAATGGGTGGTTACCAGCTCCGTGTCTTCAGTCTAATTgttcaacttctctgagcctttacTTCCAAATCTGCAAAATGTTCAAAAGCCATGCAACAGCTCATCCCAGCTGTGCTTTCAGGCGTGGTAGGTGGACGGGCTGGAGCCACCGCTGGAGCTGACGGGAAGTCCTGTCAGCACAAGACGACTTCCTTGACCTTGCACCTGACTCCCTGCTCTCCCTGCAAGCCAACAGCAGCAGGACTCTTGAGGAGTCGGCACGTATCCTCAACACTTGTCCCCTGGACCctagggggtgggaggcaggatgAACATGGAGGGCCAGCCTCCTCCGCTGCAGAGAAATAGCTCAGGTAGTTGTCACCCTCTGGTGTTTGGTTTCTGGGAAGCCagtggcaggagggaggagacCAGGCTCTGGTCTGTGGGAGACTGGCCCCGCGGCCTTGGCAAGCCGCTGCTTCCCACCTCGGAGGTTCCTAATCGGCCAGCTGGATTCTTCTCCAGCGAGATAATGCTGCAATGCATTTCCTTATTGCAGGTGTGTCTGTTTTGCAAAGAAGTCCCTACCGAGAAGGTCGTGACGATGCCTTGGACAGAAAGATATGTCTCCTAGCCAAGGACTCACATAGCTATTGTCACATTAATTCCCCCAACAACTGGTCCGGGTGCTGTGAATCCCATGGAGTGGACGCTGAGGTGTAGGTTTTGGAGGCCAGTGACCTGCTGGAGTGGGAGAGAGCACGTTCGTACCACTCAGTAAATAAGGTTCAGGTAAGGAATCATGAATTTAAATCATAGTTGATGCATAGTTGACTGTTCCCTCTGCAAAAGGAGTCAGTTGAGCAGGCCAATGCCTGACGGAGCCCCAGCTGCTCTTTCCTTCCTAGAGAAAACCTGAAATCCTTAGCAGATCTTTGGAGACGTCCATTCCTTGGATCTCAGCAACTTTCCCTGGATTATCTTCCATTTCTCCGCTGTGCTCCCAACCGTCTGTAGCGTCCCTGCTCCTTTCCaactcctgcttctcctgctggtCATACCTTTGCGTTATTTCCTGGGCCAGGAGGCCCTTTCCTAGCAACGCAGGCGAAGCTCCGCGCATCCTTCAAGGCTCGTGAACCTTTCTTGACCTCCCAACCGCTGTAACATCTTCCTCCTGGTGGATCCTTGTTGCACCTCATCCTTCTCTCTTGGTTCTGCTGTTTCTCTGCCTTGAATTAAAGTTGTTTGTCTATCTCTCCCCTTCATATTAGGACAGTTAGtagggggtgcctggtggctcagtcggttaagtgtctgccttcggcttaggtcatggtcgcagagtcctgggatcaagttccgcatcggatTCCCTGCTCatgagaagcctacttctccttttcctccctgctcattctctctctctctctcaaacagataaataagGAACAACTAGCCTTCAAGTTTCATGCAAACAAAGACCATGACAATAGTTAGCACATAATAAAAGCTCAGGGGCCCCTCGTTGGTTGGAAATGCCTCCACCTTAACTGGTTTTGGGTTTGCTCCTGCCCACATTGACCCAGTCACGGATCATTGCAGTGTGCGTGAGGTCTCATCGTGAGGTCTCATGCTACGTGTAGCGTTACCATGGAGAATAAGGTGTTTCACTGACTTTATCTTGGGAAAGTCATCCCATTAAGTAGCCACCTGTTTCTTCTGGATGCCCCCTACCAGCCAGCGGTCATCTTGGCCTGGTGTGTCTGCACCGTTCAgaaagcttctttttaaaaatattttatttattcatgagagacagagagagaggcagagacacaggcagagggagaagcaggctccatgtgggactcgatcccaggtctccagcatctggccctgggccaaaggcaggtgctaaaccgctgagcacccgggctgcccctgttcgGAAAGCTTCTAATGCACGGCCAGACCTGCACTTGTTTGGTAATTACCTCAGCCCCTGAGATGAGTCCAGCAGGTCCACTATCCCCACAttcccattttctagatgaggaaacgAGTTCAGCCACGTTAAGCTGCCTTACCTGGGACTTCACAGTTCCCGGGTTGGATGGCTGCTCAGTCTTCTGGTTTCTGGTCCAGTGATTCCTCAGGGTAGGAAAAAACGTTCAAGAAATACACAGGTGAGGACATGGCAAGTGGGGAAGAGGCGCCCAGACACggtgggcagaggagaaggaCTCCAAGGATCAGAGGCATGATCTTTGAGCAGGATACGCGGCTTCTGGAGTTCCCACTGGGCTGGCGACGTGGATGCACAGTCGGGTCTCCGCTGCCGGAGCCCACACTGGCCAGGCTGGCTGGTGGGCGGCGAGCCCCCCCTGAGCTGGGGACCAGGGCCCACGGGAGTCCGGGCGTCTTGCATGAGGTCTGTGCACATCGACTCCACCTCCATGTGCGGACTTCAAAATCCAACCTCCTCGCCACGTATTCAGGACCAAAGTGGGTTTTGCGTTTTCACCGCGTTGAGAGTGAAGTGTTTCAGACGGTGATGGACAGCTGTCTTTGCAGGAGGAAGGGGGTGCAGGCCCCCTTCCACAAAGCCGGGGAAGGCCTGGCTCGGGGCTGAGGTCCGAGTGCCGGGTGCCTGCGCCTCAGGAAACCCCTGCCCCTTGCCGTGAGCACACCGGGCCGAGCCCGGCTGTCCGGTCCTGGCAAACTGTACTGTCTCCACAAGCAGGTACTTCATGCCATTTTCCAGAAAACCCAGCTGGCCTCCCCACCAGGGCCCCACCAAATCGTACCAGGTCCTCCCTGGGCCTTGGTAGGCTGCTCACAGAGAGGTGACTTTGAACCGTTTGACTCCTAGGGTCCTTCCCCTCCTCTACATTTGGAGTCTACTCAGGGACGGATCACCTCCTGCCTGCGGACTTTATGCGTCACCTTTGGTCCTCCTGCCTTGGCTCCCGGACCAACCAGGACGGCACAGCGTGCTGGGCCCGGAGACTCAGGACGTCAGACTCCTGCCACCCTTCCAGAGGAACTGGGTGGCCTCGGGCAAGTTACGttccttgcctcagtttcctcacttgtaagGTGGTGGTAATAACTACCTACTGCCTGAGGTCGttgttaagaaataaatgttactATAGaattagaacagtacctggcactcAGTGAGGGCTGGTGGGCCTTACTGGTTTGTTCTAGATGTAGGTGTCTGGCCTCCTCAGCTTCCGTGAAGGGGGGACTCCTGTTATCTTTCCGGGGTGGGGGTCCCCACCGGGCTCGCCAGAGCTGAGGTTGCTTGAATTCATTCTACTCCAGGCCACCAAAAACCCTCATTTCAGAGTTAAAGTCCCTGGGGGCTCAGAGGGTGCCTTTAACCCTGAAATGGGGAAACAGGGTTAAATAACTGTTATCCGAAGCCAAGAGTGGGGGTCAGCTCCTCTGGAGCCCCAGTGGCTTTCAGGAAGTTGTCTGACCCCATTCTTGGCCTTGGGTATCAGTTATTGACTCTCGGGGCATTTGCACTCAAATGCAAATACCGTGTGTGGATTGTCTTCATTTGTGTCTGATTGTAGGATTTGCTCGTGGGAATATATAGTTACACAGAGCGGAGCCCTGCctataaaaagtcatttttttagacgttaaaaattttagaatatgacATGACTgctctgcttttaaaataatcagacagggggcccctgggtggctcagtgggtgagcgtctgcctttggctcaagtcatgatctcagggtcgtgggttcaagccccgtgttgggctccctctcctcctccccatgcttgtgcgctctctctcctctctctctctctttctgtcaaataaatcaataaaatctttaaaatagaataaaatagaataaaaacgtAGAGAATGCGTGCAGGTAAGATTTGTTTGCTACCTGCCCATCCGAGCCCCCTTCTCTTTCCTGGAGGTAAATACAGTTCACATGTGGTGATTCTCTTTTTAGGCTCTGGGCTTTTTGCTCCGCATTTACGTCGGTGAGTGTGCACACGCTTTTGTAGATTTTCGTGAGAAGTGCTCACGCCCCACGCCTTATTCAGTGAATGGCTTTTGTCGCCCGACACGGATCGCCGGGGCGTCTGGGCTGTGGTGTGGGGTCCAGCGACTTGTGACCCCCGGGGAGGGGGCATCGTGAGCTTCCCCCAGGGCCTGCCCCGACCCCAGCTGCTGCCACAAGCCGCCGCAGGCACAGCCAGGGCCAGTGTCCCGGGAGGGGCCTGGCTCCAGGGGGTACAGGCTTGGCACAGCCTGCCGCAAGGTTCAAACCCAATTTCGTCCCCGTGCTGCCAAGGGGACAGGCTCTGGTGTAACTCCCGTTTCCTAAGTGAGGAGACTGGGCAGGGGAGGTCTGCAGGCACTGCCATCCGCGGGAGGTCTGAGCACCCTGTCCTGGGGGCCGAGCAGCCTTCCTTTGGGGCCGAGCACCCCTCCCTAGGGGCTGAGCACCCCTCCCTGCGGGCTGAGCAGTCTTCGCTGGGGGCTGAGCAGTCTTCGCTGGGAGCCAAGCATCCCACCCTGGGGCCCAAGCACCCCGCTCTGGGGGCCGAGCACCCCTCCCTGGGGGCCAAGCAATCTTTGCTGGGGGCTGAGCACCCCACCCTGGGGCCCAAGTACCCCACCCTGGGGGCCAAGCACCCCTCCTTGGGGGCCAAGCAGCCCTCCCTGGGGGACGAGCACCCTGTCCTGCAGGCCAAGCATCCTGCCCTGGGGCCCGAGCACCCCACCCTGGGGGCTGAGCACCCCACTGTGGGGGCTGAACAGCCCTCCCTGGGGGCTGAGCACCCTGCCCTgagggttgagcacctgccccggGGGCCAAGCAACCTTCCCTGGGGGCCAAGCACCCAGGGCCCAAGCACCCCGCCCTGGGGGCCAAGCACCCCTCCCTGGGGCCGAGTACCCACCCTGGGGCCAAGCACCCCACCCTGGGGCCCAAGCACCCCGCCCTGGGGGCCGAGCACCCCTCCC containing:
- the LOC144285127 gene encoding uncharacterized protein LOC144285127, which translates into the protein MRAVLTPHALFSEWLLSPDTDRRGVWAVVWGPATCDPRGGGIVSFPQGLPRPQLLPQAAAGTARASVPGGAWLQGVQAWHSLPQGSNPISSPCCQGDRLWCNSRFLSEETGQGRSAGTAIRGRSEHPVLGAEQPSFGAEHPSLGAEHPSLRAEQSSLGAEQSSLGAKHPTLGPKHPALGAEHPSLGAKQSLLGAEHPTLGPKYPTLGAKHPSLGAKQPSLGDEHPVLQAKHPALGPEHPTLGAEHPTVGAEQPSLGAEHPALRVEHLPRGPSNLPWGPSTQGPSTPPWGPSTPPWGRVPTLGPSTPPWGPSTPPWGPSTPPWGRAPSLGPSTHPGAEHPALGQRRLPSSRRSRAELHKCLRVGGSGKSWTDWLNPTSCSILPPQPPPLHRTSPRSGQATPAWVPAAERSHDRSTSKVTQYLPCLRADGERYRRMLSPNANLGGPASWPPPGAAVMGCVHFGLPVAGSVGSTREPLFWRKKQHTRGLRAEFVLRNARKATSRSRGVELRVSSPDAVILLETHPITLVESTDS